CAAAAACCGCGGAACAAGTTGGAACGTTGGATGACATATTTTGCCGGGACAGGAGGATCGGAAATGGAACAAATAGCCCAACAAGAACCAAGAATATCTGACGCGCTGGCAGCGGAAAGGTTTTTTTCGATGGATAAGGAAAAACGATACGCTTATTTTCTCGAATGGAAACAAATCATCGACGAAGAATCACGTGAAGCTATAGCGGAAGCTAGAGGCAAAGCCAAAAGTAAATTTCAAATCGCGAAGAATATGTTAGATGATGGCGCGAGCGTAGAGTTCGCAGTCCGGTATACAGGTCTTTCTCTCGAAGAAGTACAAAATCTACAAAACAAAACCGTCCCACGCGTGTAAGAAGCGTGGGTTTTAGGATCGAGTAGCGGAGGTCTCGAAGTAGCCGATTACATCCTTTGCCGCAATCAATCGCTTCCCGGCGAGGATGTTCTCAATTCGGGTATGACCGTGATCCACAAAGTGATGGAGCAGGCCAGTCCGCTCAGAATATTGGAAACGGGTTCAGCCCAAAAAACCCCATCGATCCCAAGGTCCCACAGTTTCGGTAAGATGAGGGTCAAGGGAACCACGACGATGACTTTGCGGAACAAAGAAAAGAAAATCGCCTGCCTGGACCGCCCCAAGGCCACGAAGGTGTTTTGCCCCGCGACGTGCAGCGACATCAAGAGAAAACCCCAAAAGTAAATGCGCAAAGCCGGGATTCCGGCGGCGATTAGAGCGGGATCCTCCGAAAAAAGGCGTATGAAAATCCTGGGGAAACAAAAAATAGTCAACCACGCCAACAACGTGTAGCTGATGCCCGCGAGGAAAACAAAAGCGATGGCCTTTCTTACCCTCTCGAGCGCCTTCCCTCCATAATTGAAACTTATAATGGGGATCGCGCCATTCGTCAAACCACTGATGGGCAATTGAAAAATCTCCCGTACTGAGTTGACGACAGTCATCACCCCCACGTATAGGTCGCCGCCGTAGCTTTGGGCCGTTACGTTACAAATCATTTGAACCAGGCTGGTGGTCATACCCATGATGAAATTGGAGAGTCCTAACGCCAATATTTTCTTCAGGCGGAACCAGCGAACTTTCATGTTCTTGAATCGGAGCTTGAGAGTCGCTTGGCTCCCCGTGAGAAACCCCAGCACCCATACGGTGGACAAGAACTGAGAAAGGACCGTGGCGATGGCCGCTCCGCGAATATTCATATGGAAGGTGAAAATAAAAATGGGGTCGAGGATGATGTTGGCGACAGCCCCGAAGAGCACCGTCATCATTCCGGTTTGCCCAAATCCCTGGCTATTGATGAAAGGATTCATGCCCAGCGCGATCATGACGAAGAGATTTCCCCACAGGTAAATTCGGATGTACTCACCCGCGAAAGGGAAGGTTTCGTCGCTGGCTCCCAACAGGTAAAGGACAGGCTTGTAAAAAAGTAAGCCTAGCACCGTGAGAAGAATACCCGTGTAGCACAACATGCTGAAGGATGTGCCCATGATTTTCTCCGCTTCCTCGTTGTCACCTCTACCGCGCGCCATAGCGCATAAGGGCGCGCCGCCGACGCCGAAGAAGTTGGAGAAGGAGTTCACGAATGAAATGATCGGGAAGCACAACCCTACGCCTGTAAGCGCCAATGCTCCGGTGCCTGGAATGCGCCCGATATAAATTCTGTCGACGATGTTGTAAAGCAGATGCAAGATCTGCGCGATTGTCATAGGCAATGCTACTTCTAAAATACCGCGAGAAACGCTACCCGTTGAAAAATCCGTTTGATGTGTGTTCATCACGCGATGCTCAACTTCTTACCCGCTTGGTTGATGGCTGTTTTTTTCATGATGTGAAGTTTCCGGGTTGTTGCCAAAATTATTTTTTTGTGCCTTTCAGTCTGGCAATGACGTCTTCCGTGATGTCTGTACCACCGAGATACACGGAGTCGGCTTCCAAAATAACCGTCATTTTCTTCTGAGTCATGATGGACCGAAGGGCTTTGTTGCAATCTTCCAGGATGGGAGCCATTCGCCGCTGTCTTTCTTCGCTCAACCGGGCCTGTCTTGCGATCACTGCCCGCTGTTTTCCCCCCGTGTCTTTTTCCGTGGTTAGGTTACGGTCCAGTTCCGCGAATTCCTTGATCAGATTAAGGGATTGTGTCAGCAAGCGTTTCATCTCCGGGTCTTTTTCGTCGCTCACGATACGGGCAGGGTCATCTGTAATAGGTCTGCTCAAAAACAGAAGCAACCGCGTCGTCTGATCGAATTGTGGATGCTGGAATAGAATTTTTTGTGAATTGACAATCCCCACAGTATCCGCCGCTCCAGCGGAGGTTTCCGCGAAAATCACCAGAACGGCCGCCACAAGAAACCAAATGCAATATTTTTTAAGCTTCGAATATATGTCGGGGTCCAGTTTTAAATACAATGTCACTGCGATAACCTCCTTTAAAACTTACGCTACGTGGGAGATTTTAACACAAAAGACGCTGAATACGACACAAAAATCCCCTGCCTTGTGGCAGGGGAAACGGTGAGCCTGTGATGTTTCTTTTCCTGAAATTTCTTTACCCACCTTTACCTCGTCGAAATTTTCATTTCTTGGATAGCTTGGGCAAGGCGGGCCACACCTTCTTCGATAACGTCGGGCTGACTGTAAGTATAGTTGATCCTGGCGGCATGGATGCCGGCCTTGGAGTTCACGCAGAAAGACGCTCCCGGAAGAATGGCGACCTTTTTGTCGAGAGCGCGTTTGGCTAGATCGTTGCTATTGATAGCGCCTGTATTCAGCCAGTAAAAAAATCCGCCTTCTGGTTTCACCCAAGAAACTCCCAGAGGCGCCAGATGCTTCTGAAAACTTTTCTCCATGGCGTCTCGTTTGACGCGATAATTGGAGATGATGTTGGGCAGGTGTGAGTCCAGATATCCTTTACGGCAATACTCGTGGGTAAGCACCTGAGTGATGGGACTCGAACAAAGATCTGTAGTCTGTTTGAAGATGACCATCTGGCGGATGATCTCTTTAGCACCGCTGACCCAGCCAATGCGAACTCCCGGAGATAGGATTTTGGAGAAGGATCCGGCGTAGATCGTGTTTCCCGCCTTGTCGAAGGAGAAGATTGAGGGCAGGTGCTCTCCGTCAAACCGGACGTATCCATAGGGGTCGTCCTCGAAAATGGTCAGGCCATAACGCTCCGCTATGGAGGTCAGTTCTTTGCGACGTTCCGTGGATAAGGTGGAGCCAGCAGGGTTCTGAAAGTTCACGATGGTGTAGATAAATTTGAGTTTTCTGCCCTGCTTCCTCAGTTCTTCGATCAAGGGAGGCAGTTCCGAGACCCTCATGCCCTCCTGGTCTACCCGAACGGACGCGAACTCCGCGCCGTGATTGGAGAAAGTGTTGAGAGCAGCCATGTAGGTGGGATCTTCCGTGATCACCACGTCTCCCGGATCGAGCATAGCCCAGGCAAAGAGGTCCAGCGCCTGTTGCGATCCGGTGGTCAGGAAAATTTCGTCCAGCTCCGGCTCCCGGCCCAAACGAGGGGCCGTCCACTTGGCCAGGAACTCACGCAGGGGATTGTACCCTTCTGTTGTACCGTACTGCAGCAGAAATGTTCCGTTGTTCCTGAGCTGTTCCGCTCCCTCGGCGAACTGCTCGATGGGGAAGACCTCAGGGGCGGGCATACCTCCGGCGAAAGAAATCATTCCGGGCTGGCCGATCACCTTGAGCAGCTCACGTACCGGAGACGGTCTCGATTTGCGGGCGGTTGCGCTGAAATTTTCTTTCCAGTTATTACTCACGTTGCACTCCGATCCTTTCAGCGTACTAATACCTAATCATAGCTAATAGATACGTTTCGCATAATATTTCTTCGACTATAGAGCCAAAGAAAAAGCTGAATCTCGCAAAGCCCGAAAAAATGTTCCACTATTCCACGAGCGCCGTTGTAGTCCCGATCTACAACAATACTTCTATCTTTACTTCTACCTTTACTTTTATCTTTACTTCTATCCTTACTTTTATCTTTGATAAACTTCGAGCTTCCAAACCTTCTTAATTATTCTTCTTTTCGATAGAAATATACCGCGAAATATACCATAAATATATCTCTGCATTTCGCGCAATTTTTGTATCCGTTATTTGGGACGGGATGTGTTCGGAGCTATTCTCTGGGCGCGTTCCTGGAGGTGTTGGAGGCGGCGGTCCGTGGGCGGGTGAGAGTTGAAACCGCTGGGCTCTGTCTTAAAACCGTTATCTTTGAAGCTCTTCATAGCATAATAAAGGCCCCAAGGACTGTATCCAGCTTTGACAGCCAAGTCCATGCCATAGTCGTCGGCTTCCACCTCTTGCTCACGGCTGAAGCCGCTCTCTGCCAAGTTCATGCCCACAGCTCCCGCAACTTCAGCGACGCCACCCGCCTGACCCAGGAGCGACCCCAAAATACTCCAACCCACGTTGCGCTGCACGCTTTTGTTGTAGTGACCTCTCTGAACGTGGCCTACCTCGTGGCCCAAAACTCCCGCGATTTCGTCGGCTGACTTCAAGATCTGCATCAACCCCTGGGTTACGTGAACAGAAAAATTATCCGAGGACTGGAAATTGACCCACGCGTTAGGCGCCTTGTCTTCTTCATAGGTGATCGAAATAACCTTCATGCCTGCCGCGGTGGCGACGCGGGTCCAAGCGCTTTGCACGATGTTCTTGCCGATCTCGGCGTAAAGCGATGTCGCCGAAAAAACGACGACCAGCAAAACGGCCAACGCCGGAACCGCGAACTTTTTTCTTATTTTTCTCATTGCCTTCGCCCCCTTTTACTTATATTTTTAGTACAAAGATTATTATACCGCCTATCGGTCTCGCGCCACACCGGCGTCATCGCGCCTTGTTACCTGAAGAAAAACGGGAGTTACTCGTATTGTATTGTGCTATACTTCCTTGAAATCCGCCATTTTATTTCGACAAGACGGATTTTTTTGAGAAGAGGTTGTCGTATAGGATCGGCAAGAAAGCAAGGGAATTTTATGGACATCACCAGGATTAAAAACAGAGCGTACTCACTGGCCGGGGAAATGACAAGCCTACGGCGCTATTTTCACGAAAACCCGGAGCTTTCGTGGCAGGAGTTTGAAACGAGCCGCACTATCGCCTCCAAACTTCAAGAACTAGGGTTTGAAAAACCGATAGTGGGAACCGGCGATCAGCCTGTAGGAGTCGTGGCAGACCTGGCGGGGAGTTCGGCGGGGCCCTGCGTAGCCTTGAGGGCGGAGATCGATGCCATCGCGATTATGGAGGACACGGGAGTCTCTTATAAATCTAGCAACCCAGGGGTCATGCACGCTTGCGCTCACGATGCCCACATCGCTATTTTACTTACCGTCGCGAAAATGCTTCTGGAGATGCGAGAGGAGCTTGCTGGAAAGGTGAGGTTCATTTTTCAGCCCGCGGAGGAACACGGTTACCGATCCGGGGCTCAGGCCATGATTAACGACGGCGTTCTGGAGGGAGTCTCCGCCATC
The sequence above is a segment of the Synergistaceae bacterium genome. Coding sequences within it:
- a CDS encoding Rpn family recombination-promoting nuclease/putative transposase translates to MERWMTYFAGTGGSEMEQIAQQEPRISDALAAERFFSMDKEKRYAYFLEWKQIIDEESREAIAEARGKAKSKFQIAKNMLDDGASVEFAVRYTGLSLEEVQNLQNKTVPRV
- a CDS encoding MATE family efflux transporter codes for the protein MTIAQILHLLYNIVDRIYIGRIPGTGALALTGVGLCFPIISFVNSFSNFFGVGGAPLCAMARGRGDNEEAEKIMGTSFSMLCYTGILLTVLGLLFYKPVLYLLGASDETFPFAGEYIRIYLWGNLFVMIALGMNPFINSQGFGQTGMMTVLFGAVANIILDPIFIFTFHMNIRGAAIATVLSQFLSTVWVLGFLTGSQATLKLRFKNMKVRWFRLKKILALGLSNFIMGMTTSLVQMICNVTAQSYGGDLYVGVMTVVNSVREIFQLPISGLTNGAIPIISFNYGGKALERVRKAIAFVFLAGISYTLLAWLTIFCFPRIFIRLFSEDPALIAAGIPALRIYFWGFLLMSLHVAGQNTFVALGRSRQAIFFSLFRKVIVVVPLTLILPKLWDLGIDGVFWAEPVSNILSGLACSITLWITVIPELRTSSPGSD
- a CDS encoding OmpH family outer membrane protein, whose amino-acid sequence is MTLYLKLDPDIYSKLKKYCIWFLVAAVLVIFAETSAGAADTVGIVNSQKILFQHPQFDQTTRLLLFLSRPITDDPARIVSDEKDPEMKRLLTQSLNLIKEFAELDRNLTTEKDTGGKQRAVIARQARLSEERQRRMAPILEDCNKALRSIMTQKKMTVILEADSVYLGGTDITEDVIARLKGTKK
- a CDS encoding PLP-dependent aminotransferase family protein, with the translated sequence MSNNWKENFSATARKSRPSPVRELLKVIGQPGMISFAGGMPAPEVFPIEQFAEGAEQLRNNGTFLLQYGTTEGYNPLREFLAKWTAPRLGREPELDEIFLTTGSQQALDLFAWAMLDPGDVVITEDPTYMAALNTFSNHGAEFASVRVDQEGMRVSELPPLIEELRKQGRKLKFIYTIVNFQNPAGSTLSTERRKELTSIAERYGLTIFEDDPYGYVRFDGEHLPSIFSFDKAGNTIYAGSFSKILSPGVRIGWVSGAKEIIRQMVIFKQTTDLCSSPITQVLTHEYCRKGYLDSHLPNIISNYRVKRDAMEKSFQKHLAPLGVSWVKPEGGFFYWLNTGAINSNDLAKRALDKKVAILPGASFCVNSKAGIHAARINYTYSQPDVIEEGVARLAQAIQEMKISTR
- a CDS encoding M48 family metalloprotease; translation: MRKIRKKFAVPALAVLLVVVFSATSLYAEIGKNIVQSAWTRVATAAGMKVISITYEEDKAPNAWVNFQSSDNFSVHVTQGLMQILKSADEIAGVLGHEVGHVQRGHYNKSVQRNVGWSILGSLLGQAGGVAEVAGAVGMNLAESGFSREQEVEADDYGMDLAVKAGYSPWGLYYAMKSFKDNGFKTEPSGFNSHPPTDRRLQHLQERAQRIAPNTSRPK